The following proteins are co-located in the Pseudomonas fluorescens genome:
- a CDS encoding MFS transporter, translating into MTAIPTPAPVVPGRLEQMSTRIAFFIAGFGIAAWAPLVPYAKARANLNEGTLGLLLLCLGVGSIIAMPVAGALASRYGCRRVLTAGTILICLALPMLATVSSIPLLMAGLFLFGAGLGTVDSTVNLQAVIVERASGKTMMSGFHGLFSLGGIVGAAGVAGLLGLGLSPLQATLVVIVIMAAALLKAGPHLLPYGSESSGPAFAVPHGVVLFIGCLCFIVFLAEGAVLDWSAVFLSAERGLDEAYAGLGYAAFALTMTAGRLTGDAIVRRLGATRVIVIGGALATAGMLLATLIPSWETALLGYALVGAGCSNIVPVLYTAVGKQTVMPEHIAVPAITTLGYAGILAGPAVIGFIAHGSSLSSAFVLIAVLLAGVAISGKILKV; encoded by the coding sequence ATGACTGCCATCCCCACTCCAGCGCCCGTGGTTCCCGGGCGGCTGGAGCAAATGTCGACCCGTATCGCGTTTTTCATCGCCGGCTTCGGCATCGCGGCCTGGGCGCCGCTGGTGCCGTATGCCAAAGCGCGCGCAAATCTGAATGAAGGCACGCTGGGCCTGTTGCTGTTGTGCCTGGGCGTCGGGTCAATCATCGCCATGCCGGTCGCGGGCGCCCTGGCCTCCCGCTATGGCTGCCGACGCGTACTGACAGCCGGCACGATCCTGATCTGCCTTGCGCTGCCAATGCTCGCCACGGTCAGTTCGATTCCATTGCTGATGGCCGGGCTGTTCCTGTTCGGGGCAGGCCTGGGTACCGTGGATTCGACGGTCAACCTGCAAGCGGTGATCGTTGAGCGCGCCAGCGGCAAAACCATGATGTCGGGCTTTCACGGTTTGTTCAGCCTCGGCGGCATTGTCGGCGCGGCGGGAGTGGCCGGGTTGCTGGGGCTGGGCCTGTCGCCGCTGCAGGCGACTCTGGTAGTGATCGTCATCATGGCGGCGGCACTGCTCAAAGCCGGACCGCACCTGTTGCCCTATGGCAGTGAAAGCTCAGGCCCGGCGTTTGCCGTACCGCACGGTGTGGTGCTGTTTATCGGCTGCCTGTGTTTCATCGTGTTTCTGGCCGAAGGTGCGGTGCTGGATTGGAGCGCCGTGTTCCTCAGCGCCGAGCGTGGCCTCGATGAGGCGTATGCCGGCCTGGGTTATGCGGCGTTCGCCTTGACCATGACTGCGGGGCGCCTGACCGGCGATGCTATTGTCCGACGCCTCGGCGCCACCCGAGTGATCGTGATTGGCGGCGCGCTGGCCACCGCCGGCATGTTGCTCGCGACATTAATCCCGTCCTGGGAAACAGCACTGCTGGGGTATGCGTTGGTAGGTGCCGGTTGTTCGAATATCGTACCGGTGCTGTACACCGCCGTCGGCAAGCAGACGGTCATGCCGGAACACATCGCAGTGCCGGCCATTACCACCCTGGGGTATGCCGGCATTCTCGCCGGCCCTGCAGTCATCGGTTTTATTGCTCACGGCAGCAGTTTGAGCAGCGCCTTTGTGCTGATTGCAGTGCTGTTGGCCGGTGTGGCTATCAGCGGCAAAATTCTCAAGGTGTAA
- a CDS encoding sigma-70 family RNA polymerase sigma factor, protein MIPQPPRRTGFFEHYEELIGTWTRRLKNRHQAEDLAHDTFVRVLESRSTEVEQPRAYLHQTARNIAVDAYRREDRREALEAFDQRSPHSGDPEHFMHAIQLAGSVERALAELPVNCRKVFIWQKIEGLTQQEIAVRLGLSKNMVEKYMIRTLRHLRDRLDTMAP, encoded by the coding sequence ATGATTCCTCAGCCGCCCCGCAGAACAGGCTTTTTCGAGCATTACGAAGAGTTGATCGGCACCTGGACACGTCGCCTGAAAAACCGTCATCAGGCCGAAGATCTGGCCCACGACACCTTCGTACGGGTGCTCGAGTCACGTTCGACCGAGGTTGAGCAACCGCGCGCTTATCTGCATCAAACAGCACGTAATATCGCCGTTGACGCTTACCGTCGCGAAGATCGCCGCGAGGCGCTGGAAGCCTTTGATCAGCGTTCGCCCCATAGCGGCGACCCGGAGCATTTCATGCACGCGATCCAGTTGGCGGGCTCTGTCGAGCGGGCCTTGGCCGAGTTGCCAGTCAACTGCCGCAAGGTTTTCATCTGGCAGAAGATCGAGGGCCTTACCCAGCAGGAAATCGCCGTACGCCTTGGGCTGTCAAAAAACATGGTGGAAAAGTATATGATCCGCACCTTGCGGCATCTGCGTGACCGCCTGGATACGATGGCTCCATGA
- a CDS encoding FecR family protein — protein sequence MDNRSRDEAAQWFVRLQEAELSVEERQRFDAWRTECAEHQYEFDLLQGMWSATDLLPKARLQALCDVPVERPERRAIWRYAVAASVVAAALGLGLLSTLDHPKPYSAQFSTRLGEHRQVALPDGSTMDLNSRSVVAVHYEKGRRSVELKQGEAMFSVEHDAHRPFIVAAGAGQVTVTGTRFDVRRDDDQTRVVVEAGTVKVQGRASAQIVTLTAGRGTHVDPRGQVAAAYAVNADELTAWRSGKLVFNNATLGEVVREVSRYREQPLRVNTAAVSNLRLTSVFNSSDTDALLKALPHILPVAVRALPDGSQEIISR from the coding sequence ATGGATAACCGTTCTCGCGACGAAGCCGCGCAATGGTTTGTACGCCTGCAAGAGGCCGAGTTGAGCGTCGAAGAGCGCCAACGTTTCGACGCCTGGCGCACTGAGTGTGCGGAGCACCAATACGAATTTGACCTGCTGCAAGGCATGTGGAGCGCCACCGACCTGTTGCCCAAGGCGCGTTTGCAGGCCTTGTGCGACGTACCGGTGGAGCGCCCTGAGCGCCGGGCAATCTGGCGTTATGCCGTCGCCGCGAGTGTGGTCGCCGCTGCCTTGGGGTTGGGATTACTCAGCACGCTTGATCACCCGAAACCCTACAGCGCGCAGTTCAGCACTCGCCTGGGCGAGCATCGCCAGGTGGCCTTGCCCGACGGTTCGACGATGGACCTCAACAGCCGCAGCGTCGTCGCAGTGCACTATGAAAAGGGGCGGCGCAGCGTCGAGCTGAAGCAGGGCGAAGCCATGTTCAGCGTCGAACATGACGCCCATCGGCCGTTTATCGTCGCTGCCGGGGCCGGGCAGGTGACGGTTACCGGTACGCGTTTTGATGTGCGCCGCGATGACGACCAGACCCGCGTGGTGGTCGAGGCCGGCACGGTCAAGGTACAGGGGCGCGCGTCGGCTCAAATCGTCACGCTCACGGCAGGGCGGGGCACGCATGTCGATCCCCGTGGGCAAGTCGCAGCGGCGTATGCGGTGAATGCCGATGAGCTGACGGCCTGGCGCAGCGGCAAGTTGGTGTTCAACAACGCCACCCTCGGCGAAGTGGTGCGGGAAGTGTCGCGCTACCGCGAGCAACCGTTGCGGGTCAACACGGCTGCGGTCAGCAACCTGCGCCTGACCAGCGTGTTCAACTCCAGCGACACCGACGCCTTGCTCAAAGCCTTGCCGCACATCCTGCCGGTCGCGGTGCGTGCCTTGCCGGACGGCAGTCAGGAAATTATTTCGCGCTGA
- a CDS encoding TonB-dependent siderophore receptor, which produces MKKLAVYNNKVSQTKLACWAPLALALAVSAALPAAYAADGIHIRAQPLGAALSQLGQQTSLQVFFSPEMVAGKQAPAVEGNVSPEQALGQLLQGSGLAYQMDAGSVTLRPLRNGTGEAGSPLELGVTDIKVVGDWLGDANAEVVQNHPGARTVIRREAMVEQGAMNVGDVLRRVPGVQVQEANGTGGSDISLNVGVRGLTSRLSPRSTVLIDGVPAAFAPYGQPQLSMAPISAGNLDSIDVVRGAGSVRYGPQNVGGVINFVTRAIPEKFSGDVGTTLETSAHGGWKHIENAFVGGTADNGIGAALLYSGVKGDGYRSSNNGNDIEDVIFKTHWAPTDQDDFSLNFHYYDASADMPGGLTQQQFRANPYQSVRDWDSFSGRRKDVSFKYIRQIDDRTQAEVLTYYADSFRGSNIANRDLKTISSYPRTYYTFGIEPRVSHVFDVGPSTQEVSLGYRYLKEGMHEQATSLNLVNNVPTPGGQNDGHVYQDRTGGTEANAFYIDNKIDIGKWTITPGIRFEDIKTTWHDRPVVALNGVRTQEKNREVSNNEPLPALSVMYHVSDAWKLFANYETSFGSLQYFQLGQGGNGDQTANGLNPEKAKTYEIGTRYNDSVWGGEVTLFYIDFSDELQYVSNDVGWTNLGATKHQGIETSAHYDLSSLDPRLDGLTASAGLTYTKATSEGDVPFKGRDLPLYSRKVATLGLRYDINHWTHNLDVYAQSGQRAPGTGSTYLTQGTADGQYGDIAGYVSVNVRIGYDFGEQLSNLKLGVGVKNVFDQQHYTRSSDNNSGLYLGEPRTFFVQASVGF; this is translated from the coding sequence GTGAAAAAACTCGCCGTGTACAACAATAAAGTGAGCCAGACTAAACTCGCCTGCTGGGCTCCACTGGCCCTGGCGTTGGCTGTCAGTGCTGCGTTGCCTGCCGCCTACGCGGCCGATGGCATCCATATTCGGGCCCAGCCGTTGGGCGCAGCCTTGAGCCAGCTGGGCCAGCAAACCTCCCTGCAGGTGTTTTTCAGCCCTGAGATGGTCGCGGGCAAACAAGCCCCTGCGGTAGAGGGCAATGTCTCGCCCGAACAAGCACTGGGCCAATTGCTGCAAGGCAGCGGCCTGGCTTATCAGATGGACGCAGGCTCAGTGACCCTGCGCCCGCTGCGCAACGGCACCGGCGAAGCCGGCTCGCCGCTGGAGCTGGGCGTCACCGACATCAAGGTGGTCGGCGACTGGCTGGGCGATGCCAATGCCGAAGTGGTGCAGAACCACCCTGGCGCGCGGACGGTCATCCGCCGCGAAGCCATGGTGGAGCAGGGCGCGATGAACGTCGGTGACGTATTGCGCCGTGTGCCTGGCGTACAGGTGCAGGAAGCCAACGGCACCGGCGGCAGTGATATTTCCCTGAACGTAGGCGTTCGCGGCCTGACCTCGCGTCTGTCGCCACGCTCCACCGTACTGATCGACGGCGTGCCGGCGGCGTTCGCCCCGTATGGCCAGCCGCAACTGTCGATGGCACCGATTTCTGCCGGTAACCTTGACAGCATCGACGTGGTGCGCGGCGCCGGCTCAGTGCGTTATGGGCCACAGAACGTCGGTGGTGTGATCAACTTCGTGACCCGCGCCATCCCGGAGAAGTTCTCCGGCGACGTCGGTACCACCCTGGAAACTTCGGCCCACGGCGGTTGGAAACACATTGAAAACGCCTTTGTCGGTGGCACGGCCGACAACGGTATCGGCGCAGCGCTGCTGTATTCCGGGGTCAAGGGCGATGGCTATCGCAGCAGTAACAACGGCAACGACATTGAGGATGTGATCTTCAAGACCCACTGGGCACCGACCGATCAAGACGATTTTTCGCTGAACTTCCACTACTACGATGCCAGCGCCGACATGCCCGGTGGCCTGACCCAGCAGCAGTTCCGCGCCAACCCGTACCAGTCGGTGCGTGACTGGGACAGCTTCAGCGGCCGGCGCAAGGACGTGTCCTTCAAGTACATCCGTCAGATCGACGACCGTACCCAGGCCGAAGTGCTGACTTACTACGCCGACAGCTTCCGCGGCAGCAACATCGCCAACCGCGACCTGAAGACCATCAGCTCCTACCCGCGCACTTACTACACCTTCGGCATCGAGCCACGGGTATCCCATGTGTTCGACGTGGGGCCGAGCACCCAGGAAGTCAGCCTGGGTTATCGCTACCTCAAGGAAGGCATGCACGAACAGGCCACCAGCCTGAACCTGGTCAATAACGTCCCGACACCGGGCGGCCAGAACGATGGTCATGTGTATCAGGACCGCACCGGCGGCACCGAGGCCAACGCCTTCTACATCGATAACAAGATCGATATCGGTAAGTGGACCATTACCCCGGGCATTCGCTTCGAAGACATCAAGACCACTTGGCACGACCGCCCGGTAGTCGCCTTGAACGGGGTGCGCACCCAGGAAAAAAATCGCGAGGTCAGCAACAACGAACCACTGCCGGCCCTGAGCGTGATGTACCACGTCTCCGATGCCTGGAAACTGTTCGCCAACTACGAAACGTCCTTCGGCAGCCTGCAGTACTTCCAACTCGGGCAGGGCGGTAACGGCGACCAGACCGCCAACGGTCTGAACCCGGAGAAAGCCAAGACCTACGAAATCGGCACGCGCTACAACGACAGCGTCTGGGGGGGCGAAGTGACGCTGTTCTACATCGACTTCTCGGATGAGCTGCAATACGTCAGCAACGACGTGGGCTGGACCAACCTCGGCGCCACCAAACACCAGGGTATCGAAACCTCGGCCCACTACGACCTGTCCAGCCTGGACCCGCGCCTGGACGGCCTGACCGCCAGCGCCGGCCTCACCTACACCAAGGCCACCTCCGAGGGCGATGTACCGTTCAAGGGCCGCGACCTGCCGCTGTACTCTCGTAAAGTGGCTACGCTGGGCCTGCGTTACGACATCAACCACTGGACCCATAACCTGGACGTCTACGCCCAGTCCGGTCAACGCGCGCCAGGCACCGGCAGCACTTACCTTACCCAGGGCACCGCCGATGGCCAATACGGTGATATCGCAGGTTATGTGTCAGTGAACGTGCGTATCGGGTATGACTTCGGTGAGCAACTGTCGAACCTTAAACTGGGGGTGGGCGTGAAAAACGTTTTCGACCAGCAGCACTACACACGTTCCAGTGACAACAATTCCGGTTTGTACCTTGGCGAGCCGCGTACGTTCTTCGTGCAGGCAAGCGTCGGGTTCTGA
- a CDS encoding DUF4123 domain-containing protein, whose amino-acid sequence MPSEPGQWMAQQHQAGRRLCLILDGNHDARQSLLAGRNLAQYCSLYGETAVAELAAAGPVILLLEQVNEPALVDLLQHPEANWGWLGSLPGDDLSEVVRHWRDRLVVGATGSQALYRFHDNRTLARALAHLPNAQWPAFLGPLVSVCYWHAGHWCQSENPMPGEYPVPVPAPWLNTPNPQAEVILHANILRYLLTEHSESLATLVEFQDPRVWLNQVLQHARAWQWREPHQLEFLVVHRLEEATQGSVIRWPPMEGEAPADHFERVVEQWQRLGDKHE is encoded by the coding sequence ATGCCGAGTGAGCCAGGCCAGTGGATGGCCCAACAGCACCAGGCGGGGCGCCGACTGTGCTTGATCCTTGACGGTAATCACGACGCACGCCAGTCGCTGTTGGCGGGGCGCAACCTGGCGCAGTATTGCAGCCTGTACGGTGAGACAGCCGTGGCCGAGCTGGCAGCGGCAGGCCCGGTTATTTTGCTGCTGGAACAGGTGAATGAGCCCGCGCTGGTCGATCTGTTGCAGCATCCAGAGGCGAACTGGGGCTGGCTGGGCAGCCTGCCCGGCGACGACCTGTCCGAGGTGGTCCGACACTGGCGCGATCGCCTGGTGGTAGGCGCGACGGGAAGCCAGGCCCTGTATCGCTTTCATGATAACCGTACCTTGGCCCGTGCCCTGGCCCATTTGCCGAACGCGCAGTGGCCGGCGTTCCTCGGCCCGCTGGTCAGTGTGTGTTATTGGCACGCCGGCCATTGGTGTCAGAGCGAAAACCCGATGCCCGGCGAGTATCCGGTCCCTGTCCCCGCACCTTGGCTGAACACGCCCAATCCTCAGGCCGAAGTCATCCTGCACGCGAATATCCTGCGCTACCTGCTGACCGAGCACAGCGAAAGCCTCGCGACGCTGGTTGAGTTCCAGGACCCCAGGGTCTGGCTAAACCAAGTGCTGCAACACGCCCGTGCCTGGCAATGGCGGGAGCCACACCAGCTTGAATTTTTGGTCGTGCACAGGTTGGAAGAGGCGACGCAAGGCAGCGTGATTCGTTGGCCGCCGATGGAGGGCGAGGCGCCAGCTGATCATTTTGAACGGGTGGTGGAGCAGTGGCAAAGGTTGGGAGATAAACATGAGTAG
- the tssI gene encoding type VI secretion system tip protein TssI/VgrG has translation MVDAFALSRFKLILSELNNDFQVLAFKGREVVDQPYFIKLQLVSEHPSLDLEALLHQPAYLDFGEAGAGLHGQVYAVGRCDPGVRLTRYHLTLAPRLACLAHRRDQRIFQQRSVPQIIAAVLEHHGILADAYAFELGPVVYPPRTFCVQYAETDLHFIQRLCEEEGIHYHFRHSPNNHLLVFGDDQTVFRRLAAQRFCSTGELAAQARAIRRFDLCLETRTRQVVLRDHDFQHPSLRLQDTAGPASAHPLEDYRYPAGFTAHARGRQLARRGVERHQSDRHRALGTSDQPALCSGHFLELCEHPDPACNDLWLLTSVRHEGYQPQVLEEAVFAADTVQGYRNRFTATPWGAVHRPALKHAKPTIQGSQTATVTGPAGEEVHCDAYGRVKVRFHWDRLDNSDDKSSGWVRVASGWAGDGFGAMLIPRVGMEVLVTFLEGDPDQPLINGCLPNASHRPAYPLPQHKTRSVLRSRSSLGGAGANELHLEDRHGEELIYLRAQRDLEQRVGHDSRLEVAGERREIIRGLSTVQLENGEYRSITGDRKVELKASDHLHVQDHSQTHIGQSMVIEAGQQIYLKAGASLVIDAGAQLSFKAGGEHLLIQAGGIFSSRPITVGGLPAVRPANPLWAAGVPNLSAAQGAILDMARQLGADFCPVCEQCREGRCTVTQRAA, from the coding sequence ATGGTTGATGCGTTTGCTCTTTCACGTTTCAAATTGATACTTTCAGAATTAAACAACGACTTTCAGGTGCTCGCGTTCAAAGGCCGCGAAGTCGTTGATCAGCCGTATTTTATTAAACTGCAGTTAGTCAGTGAGCATCCCTCCCTGGATCTGGAGGCGCTGCTCCACCAGCCCGCTTACCTGGATTTCGGCGAAGCCGGCGCCGGGCTGCACGGGCAGGTCTACGCAGTCGGCCGGTGTGACCCAGGTGTTCGACTCACCCGCTACCATCTCACTTTGGCCCCGCGCCTGGCGTGTCTTGCCCATCGGCGCGACCAGCGAATTTTCCAACAACGCAGCGTGCCGCAGATCATTGCGGCGGTCCTTGAGCACCACGGCATACTAGCCGACGCCTATGCCTTCGAACTCGGCCCGGTGGTCTACCCGCCACGCACGTTCTGCGTGCAGTACGCGGAAACCGATCTGCACTTTATCCAGCGGTTGTGTGAGGAGGAGGGCATTCATTACCACTTTCGCCACAGCCCGAACAATCATCTGCTGGTGTTCGGCGATGACCAGACGGTGTTTCGGCGCTTGGCCGCGCAGCGCTTTTGCTCGACGGGCGAGCTGGCGGCGCAAGCGAGAGCGATCCGGCGCTTCGACCTGTGCCTGGAAACCCGCACTCGGCAAGTGGTGCTGCGCGATCATGATTTCCAGCATCCGTCGTTGCGCCTGCAAGACACGGCGGGTCCTGCATCGGCGCACCCCCTTGAAGACTATCGTTATCCCGCCGGTTTCACCGCTCATGCACGGGGCCGGCAATTGGCGCGTCGTGGCGTGGAGCGCCATCAGAGCGACCGTCATCGCGCACTGGGCACGAGCGACCAACCGGCGTTATGCAGCGGCCATTTTCTTGAGCTGTGCGAACACCCCGATCCTGCCTGCAATGACTTGTGGTTGCTCACCTCGGTGCGTCATGAAGGCTATCAGCCGCAGGTGCTGGAGGAAGCGGTGTTTGCCGCGGACACCGTCCAGGGGTATCGCAACCGATTCACCGCAACACCCTGGGGCGCAGTGCACAGGCCGGCCCTCAAACACGCGAAGCCGACCATTCAAGGCAGCCAGACTGCCACTGTGACGGGTCCGGCAGGCGAGGAGGTGCATTGCGACGCCTATGGCCGGGTGAAGGTGCGCTTTCATTGGGACCGTCTGGATAACAGCGACGACAAAAGCAGTGGCTGGGTGCGGGTGGCATCCGGTTGGGCAGGCGATGGCTTTGGCGCAATGCTGATTCCGCGCGTGGGCATGGAGGTACTGGTGACCTTCCTGGAGGGCGACCCTGACCAGCCGTTGATCAACGGTTGCTTACCCAACGCGTCGCACCGGCCTGCTTATCCGTTGCCGCAACACAAGACGCGCAGTGTATTGCGCAGCCGCAGTTCCCTGGGTGGCGCGGGTGCCAATGAGTTGCACCTTGAAGACCGCCACGGCGAGGAACTCATCTACCTGCGCGCCCAACGTGATCTGGAGCAGCGAGTGGGCCATGACAGCCGCCTGGAGGTGGCCGGAGAGCGCCGTGAAATCATTCGCGGATTAAGCACGGTTCAGCTGGAAAACGGCGAGTATCGATCCATCACGGGTGATCGCAAGGTCGAGCTCAAAGCGAGCGATCATTTGCACGTTCAAGATCACAGCCAGACACATATTGGTCAGTCCATGGTCATCGAGGCTGGGCAGCAGATCTACCTCAAGGCTGGCGCCAGCCTTGTCATCGATGCCGGTGCACAGCTGAGTTTCAAGGCCGGGGGCGAGCACCTGCTGATCCAGGCGGGTGGCATTTTCAGCAGCAGGCCAATCACCGTCGGTGGCTTACCTGCTGTGCGGCCAGCTAACCCTTTGTGGGCAGCGGGTGTACCGAACCTCTCGGCGGCGCAGGGTGCCATTCTGGACATGGCCCGACAGTTGGGCGCGGACTTCTGCCCTGTGTGCGAGCAATGCCGCGAAGGACGTTGCACCGTCACGCAGAGGGCCGCTTGA
- a CDS encoding DeoR family transcriptional regulator: MTLFYDARGNIYGVVSPGYLRNRGVDVPERADLAARTRKDWASAAIASECGWGALPRAADAKAHRCDGLLVGPFQAAPPFDVLIVNTDGTLAERSGNGLTIFSQALTDQGLITHGCELRVHHDNAGTASPLATSVEPAVYEQRAGFWLALGQPMFGPSAVGACDVDPVAMGAREFSHVAALAVINRQWARSQFVRVGNPHCVTLVEHASALPDNQSMHHPSLFEPLQAIAFAPPVGRGQPCLAGVNLQWAARSTRNQVIARVFERGEGPTASSGTSASAVACAAWRAGWVEAGDVAVVMPGGTAPVRLQSEGETLLSVSLFGAARPQT, from the coding sequence ATGACCCTGTTCTACGACGCGCGGGGCAATATCTATGGGGTGGTCAGCCCGGGTTATTTGCGCAACCGGGGCGTCGATGTGCCCGAGCGTGCCGACCTTGCCGCGCGTACGCGCAAGGACTGGGCATCGGCGGCCATTGCGTCCGAATGTGGATGGGGCGCGTTGCCGCGTGCAGCGGATGCCAAGGCACACCGCTGCGATGGTTTGTTGGTCGGGCCGTTCCAGGCGGCGCCGCCGTTTGACGTGTTGATCGTCAATACGGACGGCACACTCGCCGAGCGCAGTGGTAATGGGCTGACGATTTTTTCTCAGGCGCTGACGGATCAGGGCTTGATAACTCACGGCTGTGAGTTGCGGGTGCATCACGACAACGCGGGTACCGCGTCACCCCTGGCGACCTCTGTGGAACCTGCGGTTTACGAACAGCGTGCGGGATTCTGGCTGGCCCTGGGGCAGCCGATGTTTGGGCCATCAGCAGTGGGTGCTTGCGATGTCGATCCGGTTGCCATGGGGGCGCGTGAATTCAGCCACGTCGCCGCGTTGGCGGTGATCAACCGGCAATGGGCGCGAAGCCAGTTTGTCCGTGTCGGAAATCCCCACTGTGTGACGCTTGTCGAGCACGCCAGCGCGTTACCTGACAATCAGTCGATGCACCACCCCTCGCTGTTTGAGCCGTTGCAGGCAATTGCTTTTGCGCCACCTGTCGGGCGCGGCCAACCGTGTTTGGCCGGGGTTAATCTGCAATGGGCCGCCCGGTCTACACGCAATCAGGTTATCGCGCGCGTGTTTGAGCGAGGTGAGGGGCCCACCGCGTCCTCCGGGACCAGCGCCAGTGCAGTGGCATGCGCCGCGTGGCGAGCAGGGTGGGTCGAGGCGGGGGACGTGGCGGTGGTCATGCCGGGTGGCACGGCGCCGGTACGCTTGCAGAGTGAAGGTGAAACGCTGCTGAGCGTCAGTTTGTTCGGGGCTGCACGCCCGCAAACCTGA